A stretch of Vigna angularis cultivar LongXiaoDou No.4 chromosome 4, ASM1680809v1, whole genome shotgun sequence DNA encodes these proteins:
- the LOC108321106 gene encoding cell wall protein RBR3, giving the protein MEEGAKLGACHNNNNEVGDGMQCIHHPHHTNTTNPGAICAFCLQEKLGKLLSSSFPSLPPPPSSSSSSSSSPSPSLSFTPPPPPLSLKTNHHTRSRIPFLVQNKNNSLSTKNKKPSTTSNCSSSGNIIFKRSKSTVTSTRSHSHFIHHDHDFFSPRKRNGFWSFLYPSSKDAKSPNGKQRQTQRKSDHVIMEEEKCFRSSSSKVSRSRSVGCGSRSFSADFFERISSGLGDCTLRRVESHREGKHKVVASASSASSSSSSSSGAGGVVNHCMKERVRCGGIFGGFAVTSSSSSAYSSSWVSSTVDDGRGRSWGWAFASPIRAFTTKGSSSSSSKRDASDKNATPNLSAIPSLLTVRG; this is encoded by the coding sequence ATGGAAGAAGGAGCAAAGCTTGGTGCAtgccacaacaacaacaatgaagTTGGTGATGGAATGCAATGCATTCATCACCCTCACCACACTAACACCACCAACCCTGGTGCCATCTGTGCCTTCTGTCTCCAAGAAAAACTAGGCAagcttctctcttcttctttcccttctcttcctcctcctccttcttcttcttcttcttcttcttcctctccttctccttctctttctttcactCCACCACCTCCTCCTCTCTCACTCAAAACCAACCACCACACTCGCTCCCGCATCCCTTTCCTcgtacaaaacaaaaacaacagcCTCAGCACCAAGAACAAGAAGCCCTCTACCACCTCCAACTGTTCCTCTTCGGGTAACATAATTTTCAAGCGCAGCAAGTCCACTGTCACATCCACCAGGAGTCACAGCCACTTCATTCACCATGACCACGACTTTTTCAGTCCCAGGAAAAGAAACGGTTTTTGGTCTTTTCTGTATCCTTCTTCGAAGGACGCAAAGAGCCCAAATGGGAAGCAGAGACAGACCCAGAGAAAGAGTGATCACGTGATTATGGAAGAGGAAAAGTGTTTCAGGTCTTCATCCTCTAAGGTTTCGAGATCTAGATCTGTTGGGTGTGGTAGCAGGAGCTTCTCTGCTGATTTCTTCGAGAGGATCTCTTCTGGTCTCGGCGACTGCACTCTCAGGAGAGTCGAGTCTCATCGCGAAGGAAAACATAAGGTTGTAGCTTCTGCTTCTTCagcttcttcttcgtcttcttcttcttctggtGCTGGTGGTGTTGTGAACCATTGCATGAAGGAAAGAGTGAGGTGTGGTGGAATCTTCGGTGGCTTCGCCGTGACTTCCTCGTCTTCTTCTGCGTATTCTTCTTCTTGGGTTTCTTCCACCGTGGATGATGGCAGAGGAAGGAGTTGGGGATGGGCATTCGCTAGCCCCATTAGAGCTTTCACCACCAAaggatcttcttcttcttcttctaagaGAGATGCTTCTGATAAGAACGCCACGCCAAACTTATCTGCCATTCCTTCTTTGCTCACTGTTAGAGGCTGA